Part of the Oncorhynchus nerka isolate Pitt River linkage group LG14, Oner_Uvic_2.0, whole genome shotgun sequence genome is shown below.
CTTCTGACTTAACTCGGCATGTTCTATATACCTGTCAACGGGTCAACTGGGTGCACTGACACTCAAGTGATATTTCACTGTGTGTGAATATGTTATCACGGGGCAATTACAGTACAAAGAACAGCACCAAATCTGACATGCTGTATATGTGACATGAATGGACACTATTTTTATTCACTTTTTATGTACATGTTTGTTATTTTCACCAGTAATTTAAATTAAATTATTCTTAATCTGCCAGTTTAAGTATTTgtctatttttttgtttgtttctgtctctAACAAAAAAAATAGACATTAATAATGAAAGATATGACCACTTTGCTGTTGAGCCTCCTTGTTCAGAAAATAAATCGCATTGAATTTCATCAAGATTAAAAGTTGTTTTATCAATTAAATATTTGCTGTCCTGAGTTTGACATAGCATGTGTAGGGGCGCGCCAGGCGGCCAATAAAGTAGGATACTACAGTATCGTCAATTTCCTCTGGAGGTTTTGTGCCCCTGAAGGTGAAGTGCTGAAGAAGGGAAGTAAAGAATAGGAAGAGCACCATCCTGGGAATCCCCATTCCATCTCCCAGGCAGGAACGCTTCCCTGAGGGACAATGAGAGAGGTTACCTTCAGTACTCAACCTACAATCCTGGGACTGAAACCTACacatatatttcactggtcatccccaaagccaacacctgctttggccgcctttccttccagttctctgctgccaatgactggaacgaattgcaaaaataacTGAAGTTGaagacttacagtggggcaaaaaagtatttagtcagccaccaattgtgcaagttctcccactaaaaaggatgagagagagtcctgtaattttcatcataggtacacttcaactatgacagacaaaaaaagaaaaaaaatccagaaaatcacattgtaggattttttatgaatttattttcaaattatggtggaaaataagtatttggtcaataacaaaagtttatctcaatactttgttatataccctttcttggcaatgacagaggtcaaacgttttctgtaagtcttcacaaggttttcacacactgttgctggtattttggcccattcctccatggagATCCCCTCTAGAGCAATgaagttttggggctgttgctgggcaacacggactttcaactccctccaaagattttctatggggttgagatctggagactggctaggccactccaggatcttgaaatgcttcttacgaagccactccttcgttgcccgggcggtgtgtttgggatcattgtcatgctgaaagacccagccacgtttcatcttcaatgcccttgctgatggaaggaggttttcactcaaaatctcacgatacatggccccattcattctttcctttacacggatcagtcgtcctggtccctttgcagaaaaacagccccaaagcatgatgtttccacccccatgcctcacagtaggtatggtgttctttggatgcaactcagcattctttgtcctccaaacacgacgagttgagttttaaccaaaaagttatattttggtttcatctgaccatatgacattctcccaacctTCTTCTgcatcatccaaatgctctctagcaaacttcagacgggcctggaaatgtactggcttaagcagggggacacgtctggcactgcaggatttgagtccctggcggcgtagtgtgttactgatggtaggctttgttactttggtcccagctctctgcaggtcattcactaggtccccccgtgtggttctgggatttttgctcaccgttcttgtgatcattttgaccccacggggtgagatcttgcgtggagccccagatcgagggaaattatcagtggtcttgtatgtcttccatttcctaataattgctcccacagttgatttcgtcaaaccaagctgcttacctattgcagattcactcttcccagcctggtgcaggtctacaattttgtttctggtgtcctttgacagctctttggtcttggccatagtggagtttggagtgtgactgtttgaggttgtggacaggtgtcttttatactgataacaagttcaaacaggtgccattaatacaggtaacgagtggaggacagaggaacctcttaaagaagaagttacaggtctgtgagagccagacatcttgcttgtttgtaggtgaccaaatgcttattttccaccataatttgcaaataaattcattacaaatcctacaatgtgattttctggatttttttctcattttacaggcctctctcatctttttaagtgggagaacttgcacaattggtggctgactaaatacttttttgccccactgtatatctccctcactaactttaagtgtcagctgtcagagcagcttaccgatcgctgcagctgtacacaggccatctgtaaatagcccatccaaccaactacctaccacatccccatatttgttttgtttttctgctcttttgcacaccagtatttctacctgcacatcctcatctgcgcatataactttagtgttaattgctaaattgtaattacttcgccactattggcctatttattgccctacttccttacttcatttgcacacactgtatacagatttttctattgtttatcccatgtgtaactcggtgttgtttttgtcacactgctttgctttatcttggccaggtcgcagttataaatgcgaacttgttctcaacaggcctacctggtaaaataaaggtgaaataaataaataaataaaaaaacaaacacattggCCTTGTTTGATATGCAAAACATATCAAACAAGATTTTAGCAATGTGTATGTATattgtgtgatgatgatgatgaggctTTTCCTCTGAGAGCTACTATGGAGTGGTTCTTGTTTTCACAGTCTCGTATTATTTTATTAGCCACTTGTAACATGATCTTACCGAGTCCAAAAGCAAGAAATCCATTGTTTTCCTTAAAGCGTCCATTTTCATCCAGGAAGTTCTCTGGGTCAAACTCATCTGGCTTCTTGAACAGTTTGGGGTCAAACAGCACAGAGGACAACAGTGGAAACACCGTGGTACCCTGGAAGAATTACAAAAGAGCACTTACATAAAACAATTGGCAGTTTAGCAGGTCAAAATAATAGACGTTTGGGATAGGTTTTCAGAAATGGTGGTCACCTTTGGGATGTGGTAGTTGTGGAACGTTGTGTCTTGGGTCATTTGGTGAGGGACAGCAGTGGGAGCAAGACACATACTTCTCTGAATTTCGTGGATGACAGCGTCCGTGTAGGGCATCTTATGTCTGTCGTCAGCCGCGGGGACTCTGTTCGAGCCAATCACCTCGTCTATCTCCTTCTGAACTTTCTCTGAGGAAGAGAGACAGTCATAGATGTTCATAGCATTTGGGTTCTGTCATGTATGTTTATATACCGTGTTTATAGTGTATTGAGAATGAAGAAATGCCAGCATGTATGTGCTGCTTACATTGTATGTAATGTAAACTCTCTGTTGCAGCTCTTCTTTGGCTGGTTTTCCAGACCCATATTGTTCCTCTGACTAAAAACATGTTCAATAGGGAATCTCCATTCATTAtagtgctttttagtccaggaaaaGGTTTAATCTGCATCCTGGAAACTGGCCCATTAAGTTGGGTTGCAGTATTATTTGCTATATTTGCAATAAATGAGTATAACTTCAATAACAGTGATACAGAAGAGAGGATACCTTGTATGTCAGGGTACTTGATCATCATCAGACAGGCGTGTGATAGGGTGGAGGACAGAGTCTCTGTGCTGGCAGCAAACAGATCCCACACACACGGAAACAAGTTGTCATAGTTGAACTCGGTCCCTGGCTGATCTTTCTCCTACGGAAAGTTGGAAGATACCTCTAAATCATACACTGATAGGACATTTATGAGAAAGTTTGTGAGAAAGTTAGACTTTGCAAAAAGATTCAGACACAAGTAATCATTGATCATATATTTAGGAAAACAGTGCTTTCTTGTGGCTAGTTGGTGCTATTACATATTTTTGATAATGTAAGGGGTTTAACATTAAATTCCAGAAATCAATCACTGTTTTACCTCCAGCATTTTAACCAGGAATACATCAAAGTAGTCCTGGGGGTTAGAGGTGTCCAGGCTTTTAAGGCGACGATCTGCTTCCAGTCGTATGTAAGCTTTGGCCTTGTCTATGGCCTTAAACAGCTCTTGGTGTTTTCCTGGAAAGCACTCAACGATTCTGGGGGAAATGTTGTACAGCTGGAAGAGGATCAACATAGGAAACATGGGAAGGAAAGGGTGGTTGTTATACTTTTGTTATCATTATCCATTTTGGCAGGAAGAACAGGTGTAGATAAATAACAGGCATATCATAAGAATTCACCCCCCGTggattttttcacattttgttgcattacaaagtgggattgaaatggATACACTTGTGATTTctttgtcactgatctacacaaaataccttataatgtcaaagtgaaaagaaCATTCTATAAATGTTTTCATATTAATACAAAATAAAGAACTAAAATGTCTTAAGTTATAAAAGTATTCagcctttgttatggcaagccttatTAGGTTCAGGAGTCCAAATTTGCCTAACAAAtcatataataagttgcatggacaataatagtgtttaacatgatttttgaatgactcaaccatctttgtaccccacacacacaattatctgtaaggtccctcggtTGAGAAGTGTTTTTcgagcacagattcaaccaccaaTGCCTTGCAAAAAAGGGCATTGATTGGTAGATAATTACTATTTATTTAAACAGACACTGAATATCTCCTTGACTGTGGTAGTTATTAATTAGGCTTTAGATTGTGTATCAATACAACcaatcatgttttttttaaagggaaatcgctgagcagtttccttcctctccggcaactgagttaggaaggacacctgtatctttgtagtgactgggtgtattgacacaccatacaaagtgtaattaataacttcactatgctcaaagggatattcagtgtctgcttttacattttttttacacacctaccaataggtgcccttctttgcgaggcattggaaaacctacctggtctttgtggttgaatctgtgtttaaaattcattgctcgactgagggaccttacagataattgtatgcatggggtacagagatgaggtagtcattcaaaaatcacgttaaacactattattgcacacaagtGAGTacgtgcaacttattatgtgacttgttgagcacatttttattcttgaacttatttaggtttttgaatagttattgactcaagacatttcagcttttaatgtttaacctcaaatgtaaaatgtaggTTTCCGCCTAAATAGACATACCCAAAAGTAACTGCTATTCATGTCTAATTACATGATTCGGACATGCCAAAACGTGGTATATTTGGAAAGAAGACATTGGGAGATTATGAGGAAATTATCAGAAGATGCATAGGAGTTGTAGTTCAGAATACACAAGATCAAGCACAC
Proteins encoded:
- the LOC115141561 gene encoding cytochrome P450 2M1-like — translated: MDLQHVLQTDILSIIMAIAVIILLWKYMGKQRSYGHLPPGPSLIPLIGNLLQMDLKRPDKSYMELSKKYGSVFTVWLGPKPVVVVSGYQAIKEALVDQGEEFNGRANPAITLKLFNEHGVGSSNGQRWKTLRNFSLTSLKNLGIGCRSLEERVQEEAKSLVKAFSEYGDSTVNPKELLFHTIINLFWSIVLGRRFEYNDPEFQIFYKPVYTYFDMLKSKVSMLYNISPRIVECFPGKHQELFKAIDKAKAYIRLEADRRLKSLDTSNPQDYFDVFLVKMLEEKDQPGTEFNYDNLFPCVWDLFAASTETLSSTLSHACLMMIKYPDIQEKVQKEIDEVIGSNRVPAADDRHKMPYTDAVIHEIQRSMCLAPTAVPHQMTQDTTFHNYHIPKGTTVFPLLSSVLFDPKLFKKPDEFDPENFLDENGRFKENNGFLAFGLGKRSCLGDGMGIPRMVLFLFFTSLLQHFTFRGTKPPEEIDDTVVSYFIGRLARPYTCYVKLRTANI